A genomic window from Filimonas effusa includes:
- a CDS encoding SAM-dependent methyltransferase → MLNTKEELRTSLLQFSKAILRPEDFHDQLAPAVMACSDLLFSNFSLAGEDARKHIKTAHGNAIGTFWAARCSREVLRTQRFSRALYNSVSEALKQHQKTIHVLYAGTGPFATLALPVMMMFKPEEVQFTFLEINSESIEIVKQVIDLLDLHNYIKDIHQCDASVWEVPSPDIDIVISETMYTALKTEPQVAIMLNLAKQLPEDTIFLPEEITVSLCRWLHKDKEPEILAELFRFNKPLIHSIINNSPGKSWVFPDRQIQVSLLANEQLYYATDIRVNDGNYLTWNDSSLNIPEKVKVYFSEGDRSLNCKYSLQPIPGFRIIES, encoded by the coding sequence TTGTTAAATACAAAAGAAGAGTTGAGGACATCATTATTGCAATTCAGCAAAGCCATCCTCAGACCAGAAGACTTTCACGACCAGTTGGCTCCCGCAGTAATGGCCTGCTCCGATCTTCTATTTTCCAATTTCTCTTTAGCTGGTGAGGACGCAAGGAAACACATTAAAACGGCTCATGGAAATGCCATAGGCACTTTCTGGGCAGCAAGATGTTCACGGGAAGTATTAAGAACACAACGTTTTTCAAGAGCGCTTTATAACTCGGTTTCTGAGGCTTTGAAGCAGCACCAAAAAACAATTCATGTTTTATATGCAGGAACCGGGCCATTTGCAACGCTCGCCTTGCCGGTTATGATGATGTTTAAGCCTGAAGAAGTTCAGTTTACTTTTCTTGAGATCAACTCCGAAAGCATTGAAATAGTAAAGCAGGTTATTGACCTGCTGGATCTGCACAATTACATAAAAGATATTCATCAATGTGACGCCTCGGTATGGGAAGTACCCTCACCCGATATAGATATTGTCATCAGTGAAACAATGTATACCGCCCTTAAAACCGAACCCCAGGTAGCCATTATGCTTAACCTGGCAAAACAGTTGCCTGAAGACACTATTTTCCTACCTGAAGAAATCACAGTGTCCCTTTGCAGATGGCTTCATAAAGACAAAGAACCGGAGATATTGGCCGAACTGTTTCGTTTTAATAAACCACTGATACATTCCATTATAAACAACTCGCCGGGCAAGAGCTGGGTTTTCCCCGACCGGCAAATCCAGGTAAGCCTGTTGGCAAATGAACAACTTTATTACGCCACCGATATCCGGGTTAATGACGGCAATTATTTAACCTGGAATGACAGCTCTTTGAATATCCCGGAAAAAGTAAAAGTGTATTTTAGTGAAGGTGATAGAAGCCTGAATTGCAAATATAGCCTGCAGCCAATACCTGGCTTTCGGATTATTGAAAGTTAA
- a CDS encoding tail fiber domain-containing protein — protein MVIENKIKRFPVVHIAADVVKTLRLILLVLILSKAGYAQQLKIGDNYTKLDSSAALEIESQRLVLLLPRINDTAKVVTTVKDGALLFYQPSTGLNKGPYVRAGARWELLPPFGAGANWYTTGNAGTVGNQNFVGTTDGRPLLFKTGNTTRMFIDSTSSGFLGIGTTTPSGNLDNRGATILGAKMMNGFPSSGSYSLGSSINTVDSFTLFCIPQTVNGVSITLPTPTRSSADGRIITIANTGTVPFNVRSFSLGVDKAISFIWASSNWRMFGDGIQNQTFTVPNKYVAPSTVGFMAGAADNTVAQDNIAIGQNALNKNIYGTRNIAIGFSSISANTASFSNVGIGTESLRSSTSGNRNVAIGYRTLTNTSTSGNCAIGAWALDQNTTGAGNTAVGTSALSTNTTGSGNTALGTATMDWAEITANFNTALGYIAGRYVKSSYNTIAGVEACTQLNAGAGYNTAFGYNSGNYDAGTYSDKSVKNATAIGPRAQFLQSNTIIFGSEASTYLTNVGVGIYNPSFKLHINGAIASQGAILTPSDLRLKKNIQPLENALQKILALRGVTYRWNPDVTKRLQLRTDSLVHYGYIAQEVELVLPYAVITATDSFQTKTIEYTALVPVITAAIKQQQTQLQNLTRDQADAEDQLKKMQAQVNRILQTVHEK, from the coding sequence ATGGTTATTGAAAATAAAATTAAAAGATTTCCAGTAGTACATATTGCTGCAGATGTAGTTAAAACCCTGCGTCTGATATTGCTGGTATTGATTCTGTCCAAAGCAGGTTATGCCCAGCAATTGAAGATAGGCGATAATTACACAAAACTGGATTCCTCTGCGGCGCTGGAAATAGAGAGCCAGCGGCTTGTCTTGTTACTGCCGCGCATTAACGATACAGCCAAAGTAGTTACAACGGTAAAAGACGGGGCGCTGCTATTTTACCAACCTTCAACAGGGTTAAACAAAGGACCCTATGTTCGCGCTGGTGCAAGGTGGGAACTGCTTCCTCCTTTTGGTGCGGGAGCAAATTGGTATACAACTGGAAATGCAGGTACCGTTGGAAACCAGAATTTTGTAGGTACTACTGATGGGCGTCCGCTACTTTTTAAAACAGGCAATACCACGCGCATGTTTATCGATAGTACCAGTTCTGGTTTTTTAGGCATTGGCACCACAACACCTTCCGGTAATCTTGATAATCGTGGAGCTACTATCCTGGGAGCCAAAATGATGAACGGTTTTCCGTCTTCAGGCTCCTATTCTTTAGGAAGCAGTATTAATACGGTAGACAGCTTTACCTTGTTCTGTATTCCTCAAACTGTGAATGGTGTAAGTATTACATTACCCACACCTACCAGGTCTTCCGCAGACGGTCGTATTATTACAATCGCTAATACAGGAACGGTGCCTTTTAATGTACGGTCGTTTTCACTTGGAGTTGATAAAGCCATCTCTTTTATCTGGGCATCATCTAATTGGCGGATGTTTGGAGATGGAATTCAAAATCAGACTTTCACCGTTCCAAACAAATATGTTGCGCCTTCTACGGTAGGCTTTATGGCTGGGGCGGCCGACAATACTGTTGCTCAGGACAATATTGCCATTGGCCAAAACGCCTTGAATAAAAACATTTATGGAACCAGGAATATTGCCATCGGTTTCTCAAGCATCAGTGCAAATACTGCTTCTTTTTCTAATGTTGGAATTGGAACTGAATCTCTTAGGTCATCTACTTCGGGTAACCGTAACGTTGCCATTGGATACAGAACTCTAACCAACACCTCCACAAGCGGCAACTGTGCCATTGGCGCCTGGGCACTTGATCAAAATACAACAGGGGCTGGCAATACCGCTGTAGGCACCAGCGCTTTGAGCACGAATACCACGGGTAGCGGAAACACAGCCTTAGGCACCGCGACAATGGATTGGGCAGAAATTACCGCTAATTTTAATACGGCACTCGGTTATATTGCCGGTCGTTATGTAAAATCATCCTATAACACAATTGCAGGGGTTGAAGCTTGCACGCAACTGAATGCAGGCGCTGGCTACAATACCGCCTTTGGGTATAATAGCGGTAATTACGACGCTGGCACCTACTCCGATAAAAGTGTAAAAAATGCCACTGCCATCGGCCCGCGTGCACAATTTCTTCAAAGTAACACTATAATCTTTGGCTCGGAAGCTTCTACTTACCTTACAAATGTAGGAGTAGGTATTTACAATCCTAGTTTTAAACTCCATATCAACGGAGCCATCGCCAGTCAAGGTGCTATTTTAACCCCCTCGGACCTGCGTCTGAAAAAGAATATCCAGCCTCTGGAAAATGCCCTGCAAAAAATATTGGCATTACGCGGCGTCACTTACCGGTGGAATCCTGACGTAACTAAAAGGCTGCAACTCCGTACCGATTCCCTGGTGCATTATGGCTATATAGCGCAGGAGGTGGAACTGGTATTGCCATACGCAGTTATAACCGCAACAGATTCCTTTCAAACTAAAACGATTGAATACACAGCGCTGGTTCCTGTGATAACCGCAGCTATAAAGCAGCAGCAAACACAACTCCAAAACCTTACCCGGGATCAGGCTGACGCCGAAGATCAACTGAAAAAAATGCAGGCGCAAGTAAACCGCATATTGCAAACTGTACATGAAAAATGA
- a CDS encoding FecR family protein has protein sequence MARCLSGEASVAEREELMQCISEDITVQQQYEIMSGLWQEDIREQPLRDEDVSEEEQKNVSRILQMAEVQQAMEKEDEGGELIERTLVRRPSRVKRIIFITSGIAATILGIWLFGKETTVAPPADNTQVIVAQKGTRTQTILPDGSVVWLNAGSKITYRADFEGPMREVKLEGEAYFDVKKEKAKPFIVHANGINIKVLGTAFNVKSYPSDKTVETTLIRGLVQLSREGNTTVKPIYLHPDEKIIVNRTLPVKGNNAVVAQVESRFELVQLDTSAGKDYIETAWMNNRLAFHGDSFEVLAQKLERWYNVTIIFEDEEVKQLNFNGSFENETVGQAFKALAVATSFTFKIKGHEIYVGSAK, from the coding sequence ATGGCCCGCTGCCTGAGCGGAGAAGCTTCTGTGGCGGAACGCGAAGAGCTGATGCAATGTATTAGTGAAGATATAACCGTACAGCAGCAATACGAGATCATGTCCGGGCTGTGGCAGGAAGATATACGTGAACAGCCATTGCGTGATGAAGACGTGTCGGAAGAGGAGCAGAAAAACGTGAGCAGGATATTACAAATGGCTGAAGTACAGCAGGCCATGGAAAAGGAGGATGAAGGGGGGGAGCTGATTGAGCGCACACTAGTGCGCAGGCCATCCCGTGTTAAGCGGATTATATTTATAACAAGCGGCATTGCCGCAACAATTCTGGGAATTTGGTTGTTTGGTAAGGAAACTACTGTTGCGCCGCCTGCAGACAATACGCAGGTAATAGTGGCGCAGAAAGGAACCCGTACGCAAACAATTTTACCGGACGGCTCCGTTGTTTGGCTAAATGCGGGTTCAAAGATCACGTACCGGGCAGATTTCGAGGGGCCTATGCGCGAAGTAAAACTGGAAGGCGAAGCTTACTTTGATGTAAAAAAAGAAAAAGCAAAGCCATTCATCGTTCATGCAAACGGCATTAATATAAAAGTCCTGGGAACAGCTTTTAACGTGAAATCCTATCCCTCTGACAAAACTGTAGAAACAACATTGATCCGGGGTCTGGTGCAATTGAGTCGTGAAGGCAATACCACCGTGAAGCCAATATATCTGCATCCCGACGAAAAGATCATTGTCAACAGAACTTTACCGGTTAAAGGTAATAATGCTGTTGTTGCGCAGGTGGAGAGCAGGTTTGAATTAGTGCAGCTGGATACTTCTGCAGGAAAAGATTATATAGAAACGGCGTGGATGAATAACCGCCTTGCATTTCATGGAGATTCATTCGAGGTATTGGCGCAAAAATTGGAGCGTTGGTACAACGTAACGATCATTTTTGAAGATGAGGAAGTGAAGCAATTAAACTTCAACGGTTCTTTTGAGAATGAAACTGTTGGGCAGGCATTTAAAGCGTTGGCTGTAGCAACGTCTTTTACTTTTAAAATCAAAGGTCATGAAATATATGTTGGTTCAGCAAAATAA
- a CDS encoding Na+/H+ antiporter, whose amino-acid sequence MLDHFPFYLALIVLIVLLIMLANRIKVAYPVLLVLAGLLISFVPGIPQLKIDPELIFIIFLPPLLYEAAWAISWKELWFWRRIIGSFAFVVVFLTAISVAVIANNFIPGFSLALGFLLGGIVSPPDAVSASAILKFVKVPKRTSSILEGESLLNDASSLIIFRFAMIAVATGQFVWHEAALTFCWMVAGGVAIGLLVGLTFLKLHKWLPTDVNMDIILTLVTPHAIYIVAEECHSSGVLAVVSGGLFLSYHRHSFLSSSARLRGGNVWQSLVFILNGLVFLLIGLDLPEIVAGVQKEGMSIYEASGYGLLISGVLIVGRMMAAFGALVFTKIASHFITVADKNPGVRAPFVIGWTGMRGVVSLAAALSIPVTFDNGTPFPQRDLILYITFVVILVTLVLQGLTLPAVIRKVKLPEFHDHLPEDETGKLLREELAKASLAYLNEHHKAELGSNLLLQQFANKWELQLNAEEGADIHESIKPIYIGVLEKQRHLLLNMNRKEQRIDEEIIRRFLHRIDLEEEKIKA is encoded by the coding sequence ATGCTGGATCATTTCCCTTTTTACCTGGCGCTGATAGTGCTGATCGTTCTTTTGATAATGCTGGCCAACAGGATAAAAGTAGCTTATCCTGTATTGCTGGTATTGGCTGGCTTGCTGATCAGTTTTGTGCCGGGTATCCCGCAGCTTAAAATAGACCCGGAGTTAATTTTCATTATTTTTCTTCCTCCTTTGCTATATGAGGCAGCCTGGGCCATTTCGTGGAAAGAACTTTGGTTTTGGCGGAGAATTATAGGCAGCTTTGCATTCGTAGTCGTTTTCCTGACTGCGATATCGGTAGCGGTTATAGCCAATAACTTTATTCCGGGGTTTTCGCTGGCGCTGGGTTTTTTGCTGGGGGGCATTGTTTCTCCTCCGGATGCAGTAAGCGCCAGTGCGATTCTGAAATTTGTAAAAGTACCTAAAAGAACATCTTCTATCCTAGAAGGTGAAAGCCTGTTGAATGATGCGTCTTCCCTGATTATTTTCCGCTTTGCGATGATAGCGGTAGCTACCGGCCAGTTTGTGTGGCATGAAGCTGCCTTAACATTCTGCTGGATGGTAGCTGGTGGTGTAGCTATAGGGCTGCTGGTGGGGCTGACCTTTCTGAAGCTGCATAAATGGCTGCCAACCGATGTAAATATGGATATCATCCTTACACTGGTTACGCCTCACGCCATCTATATCGTAGCAGAGGAATGTCATAGTTCAGGTGTACTCGCGGTGGTAAGTGGTGGCCTTTTCCTTTCTTATCACAGGCATTCTTTTTTAAGTAGCTCTGCACGTTTAAGAGGAGGAAATGTATGGCAAAGCCTGGTCTTTATCCTGAATGGACTCGTGTTTTTATTAATTGGACTTGACCTGCCTGAAATTGTAGCGGGGGTCCAAAAAGAGGGTATGAGCATATATGAAGCATCAGGCTATGGTCTTTTAATATCGGGCGTGCTCATTGTTGGAAGAATGATGGCCGCCTTTGGTGCCCTGGTCTTTACCAAAATAGCCAGCCATTTCATTACTGTTGCCGATAAAAATCCTGGAGTGAGAGCCCCGTTCGTGATAGGATGGACAGGTATGCGTGGTGTTGTTTCCCTGGCAGCTGCCTTATCTATTCCTGTAACGTTTGATAATGGAACTCCTTTCCCGCAAAGAGATCTGATATTATATATCACTTTTGTAGTGATACTGGTGACATTGGTTTTACAGGGGTTAACGCTTCCCGCTGTTATCAGGAAAGTAAAACTTCCTGAATTTCATGATCATCTTCCGGAAGACGAAACCGGAAAATTGCTCCGTGAAGAGTTGGCAAAAGCATCCCTGGCGTATTTAAATGAGCATCATAAAGCAGAACTAGGTTCCAATCTTCTGCTGCAACAGTTTGCAAATAAGTGGGAGCTTCAGCTAAACGCTGAAGAAGGAGCTGATATTCATGAAAGTATAAAACCAATCTATATTGGTGTTCTCGAAAAGCAACGTCATCTGTTACTGAATATGAACAGAAAGGAGCAGCGTATTGATGAGGAGATCATTCGCAGATTCCTTCACCGGATAGATCTTGAAGAGGAAAAAATTAAAGCATAA
- a CDS encoding tail fiber domain-containing protein: MKLQTFPFLSSLIWLTGCCCLLLMWPLPRLTAQQLKLGNNITRYDSSAALEIESQRQTLLLPRIPDTTKVVKTVKDGSIIYFQNIPGAGVNKGLYFRNNGKWNWLAPSGMQWALPGNSGLDTGSFMGTTDIRPLVFKTNNITRLFMDSATGYVGFKTSTPFATLHNQGTTLLGVNPSVFTVSTNGLLGAAANSVDSFTMISVNTTVDNQYVALPDPSDTTPGRIMFLLSGPSSRPFYSGYNASSAGINMFVWNGHAWAPIGDGVGANNMLPPGKASQYGFNILAGSPVQPQEENVAIGYDAMWNIASTGGFLNAAIGTRAGRGITTQDYNIAIGHDAMTRAINSGSQIAIGDSAMCVSTGDSCIALGAGALSSNTSGSFNTAVGTDALRSVTTGSSNTAVGYQTLANLGGNSSYNSAAGYRAAYNLTSGDKNTAVGAYALAGVTSGSFNTALGYCAGYTDSIQNSATNITNATAIGAFAQIQYSNTIILGSTNPTYASNVGIGIYKPLYKLHVAGNINATSTTNLSSDGRLKKDIQPIKGALNTIDALRPVSFKWNGKAMARQHMPTDKKVHYGFIAQELEKVLTQVVTTANDDMHSKALAYNEIIPVLAEAVKERQQLIERLTEENTALEQQLLLVEELKNKAMKILASKK, encoded by the coding sequence ATGAAACTTCAGACCTTTCCATTTTTATCCAGCCTGATCTGGCTTACAGGGTGCTGCTGCCTGCTGCTGATGTGGCCGTTGCCACGCCTGACCGCGCAGCAGCTGAAACTGGGGAATAATATCACCCGGTACGATTCGTCTGCGGCATTGGAAATAGAGAGCCAGCGGCAAACTTTATTACTGCCACGTATCCCGGATACCACCAAGGTTGTAAAAACGGTGAAAGACGGCTCCATCATCTATTTCCAAAATATCCCCGGCGCAGGGGTCAATAAAGGATTGTATTTCCGCAACAACGGCAAATGGAACTGGCTGGCGCCATCAGGGATGCAATGGGCATTACCCGGAAACTCCGGGTTAGATACCGGCAGCTTCATGGGTACTACCGATATACGGCCACTGGTATTTAAAACAAACAATATTACCCGGCTTTTTATGGATAGTGCTACCGGGTATGTAGGTTTCAAAACCAGTACGCCTTTCGCTACCCTGCATAACCAGGGAACTACATTACTGGGGGTAAACCCTTCGGTTTTTACAGTCAGCACCAATGGCTTGTTGGGTGCAGCCGCAAATTCGGTTGATAGCTTTACCATGATATCAGTAAACACAACTGTGGATAATCAATATGTGGCGCTTCCCGATCCATCCGATACAACGCCGGGGCGTATCATGTTTCTGCTCAGCGGCCCGTCAAGCAGACCATTTTACTCCGGCTATAATGCATCCAGTGCCGGTATTAATATGTTTGTCTGGAATGGACATGCCTGGGCGCCTATTGGCGATGGCGTAGGAGCCAATAATATGCTGCCGCCGGGAAAAGCAAGTCAATACGGCTTCAACATCCTGGCTGGTTCGCCTGTCCAGCCTCAGGAAGAAAATGTGGCTATTGGTTATGATGCAATGTGGAATATCGCCAGCACCGGTGGCTTCCTGAATGCTGCTATAGGAACAAGGGCGGGCAGGGGAATCACCACGCAGGATTATAATATTGCCATTGGCCACGATGCCATGACAAGGGCCATTAACTCCGGATCGCAGATTGCCATAGGCGATAGCGCTATGTGCGTTAGTACCGGCGATAGCTGTATCGCACTTGGTGCAGGTGCACTGTCTTCTAATACTTCCGGTTCATTTAATACGGCTGTAGGTACAGATGCCCTTCGGTCTGTGACTACGGGTTCCAGCAATACTGCCGTGGGTTACCAGACGCTTGCTAACCTCGGCGGAAACTCTTCCTATAATTCTGCTGCCGGATACAGGGCCGCCTATAATTTAACCAGCGGCGATAAAAATACAGCCGTAGGCGCCTATGCATTGGCTGGTGTTACTTCCGGCTCATTTAACACCGCTCTGGGTTATTGTGCAGGTTATACAGACAGCATACAGAATTCTGCCACCAATATCACAAATGCTACGGCCATCGGTGCTTTTGCTCAGATTCAGTACAGTAATACCATTATCCTGGGATCCACTAACCCTACCTACGCCTCCAATGTAGGTATTGGAATTTATAAACCACTTTATAAGTTACATGTAGCAGGTAATATCAATGCCACCTCTACCACTAATCTCAGTTCCGATGGCCGCCTGAAAAAAGATATTCAGCCTATTAAGGGCGCGCTTAACACCATAGATGCGCTGCGGCCGGTTTCTTTTAAATGGAACGGAAAGGCAATGGCCAGGCAGCACATGCCCACCGACAAAAAGGTGCATTACGGCTTTATTGCACAGGAGCTGGAAAAGGTACTGACACAGGTAGTGACTACCGCCAATGATGATATGCATTCCAAAGCGTTAGCCTATAACGAAATTATTCCGGTACTGGCCGAAGCGGTTAAAGAACGGCAGCAACTTATTGAGCGGCTGACAGAAGAAAATACCGCACTGGAACAACAGCTACTGCTGGTAGAGGAACTGAAAAACAAAGCAATGAAAATTTTAGCGTCTAAAAAATAA
- the porV gene encoding type IX secretion system outer membrane channel protein PorV — protein MCVRSLFLALLLGGQVYAQEVLTVPTAVPFLRISPDPRAAGMADISIPMDPDPNSCFMNQAKLAFSPQKMGIGLSYTPWFSAYNSGQYLAAASFFTHLNDRDALAFSVRYFNTGTITGTDEVGTIISSYKPRDFSVDAAYGLQLNDYISASTALRFVYSRLVSGVYNGTAFKAGKTVAGDLSLYGDFRDEYGVGWTGGFMLSNLGGKISYTDNAEGKEFLPATFALGAGYTFLLGEDNALLLAAQYEKLLVPAIPSNPDDLTAYHEMPVMKSWVKGFSNNTDRFALGAQFDFRRLLYVRAGYSHEPRIESYRNGFSAGIGLRLPVFNINVSYLAPSQGKAGINPMNNTLRFGVVFNFEEAVAGVDPRHIRQL, from the coding sequence ATGTGTGTAAGATCCCTTTTTTTAGCACTGCTCCTTGGTGGGCAGGTGTATGCGCAGGAAGTACTAACCGTACCCACCGCTGTTCCCTTTCTTCGTATATCGCCCGACCCGCGCGCAGCAGGTATGGCCGATATATCCATACCTATGGACCCTGATCCCAACAGTTGTTTTATGAACCAGGCCAAGCTGGCTTTCAGCCCGCAGAAAATGGGAATCGGGCTCTCCTATACGCCCTGGTTCTCGGCATATAACTCCGGCCAATACCTGGCCGCCGCTTCTTTTTTTACGCACCTCAACGACCGCGACGCCCTCGCTTTCTCGGTACGTTATTTCAATACCGGTACCATTACAGGCACCGATGAAGTTGGAACCATAATCAGCTCTTATAAACCCAGGGATTTTTCCGTAGATGCAGCCTATGGTTTGCAACTCAATGATTATATCAGTGCCTCTACAGCGCTACGTTTTGTTTACTCCAGGCTCGTAAGCGGCGTCTATAACGGCACTGCTTTTAAAGCGGGTAAAACAGTTGCGGGCGACCTTTCTCTCTATGGCGACTTCAGGGATGAATATGGAGTGGGATGGACGGGCGGCTTCATGCTCTCCAACCTGGGCGGAAAAATAAGTTATACCGATAACGCAGAAGGAAAAGAATTTCTTCCCGCCACCTTTGCCCTGGGCGCAGGATATACCTTCCTGCTGGGCGAAGACAATGCCTTGCTGCTGGCAGCTCAATATGAAAAACTGCTGGTGCCGGCTATTCCTTCCAATCCGGACGATTTAACTGCTTATCACGAAATGCCTGTAATGAAAAGCTGGGTAAAAGGATTCTCCAATAATACCGATCGCTTTGCGTTAGGCGCGCAGTTCGACTTCAGGCGCTTGCTATATGTACGCGCAGGCTATAGTCATGAACCGCGTATTGAAAGCTACCGTAATGGTTTCTCCGCCGGTATAGGACTGCGATTACCGGTGTTCAACATAAACGTATCCTACCTCGCGCCTTCACAAGGTAAGGCAGGCATCAACCCCATGAATAATACCCTTCGCTTTGGCGTGGTATTCAACTTCGAAGAAGCTGTGGCCGGCGTAGACCCCAGGCATATACGCCAGTTGTAA
- a CDS encoding RNA polymerase sigma-70 factor, with protein sequence MLDCLKTIQIAISNGDEQAFAKLYQQFHKRLWSFCKSIIRSSESAEEIVEDVFVKLWCNRANLVNIEDLTVYLYVAVKNRALNTLSKKAQELVTSPFDFLEIELDGNVTPYDVLINAEMVGCMRKAIDELPPRCKMIFKLIREDGLKYKEVADILNISVNTIDAQMAIAVKRICLALKIPKPQLVFVPQKKS encoded by the coding sequence ATGCTTGACTGTCTGAAAACGATACAAATAGCCATTTCAAATGGCGATGAGCAGGCTTTTGCGAAGCTGTACCAACAGTTTCATAAAAGGCTCTGGTCGTTCTGTAAATCTATTATACGCTCTTCAGAAAGCGCCGAAGAGATAGTGGAAGACGTTTTCGTTAAGTTATGGTGCAACAGGGCGAATCTCGTTAATATTGAAGACCTGACTGTTTACCTTTACGTGGCGGTAAAAAACCGGGCGCTGAATACACTTTCCAAAAAGGCGCAGGAGCTGGTGACTTCGCCGTTCGACTTCCTGGAAATAGAACTGGATGGTAATGTTACGCCTTATGATGTGCTGATCAATGCTGAAATGGTGGGTTGTATGCGTAAAGCGATCGATGAACTACCACCCCGTTGCAAGATGATCTTTAAGCTGATCCGTGAAGACGGCCTTAAATATAAAGAAGTTGCTGACATCCTTAATATCTCTGTAAATACCATCGATGCGCAAATGGCGATCGCTGTAAAGCGAATTTGTCTTGCTCTGAAGATCCCGAAACCCCAATTGGTTTTTGTACCGCAAAAAAAATCTTGA